The Streptomyces sp. RKAG293 genome includes a region encoding these proteins:
- a CDS encoding saposin domain-containing protein produces MQHAKDYMTSTTTQAELEELLLGVVQQSGSDGLGPAWVRDNIEVIYHFLEDELDPHLICNALGLCE; encoded by the coding sequence ATGCAGCACGCCAAGGACTACATGACGTCCACCACCACCCAGGCAGAGCTCGAGGAACTTCTCCTCGGTGTGGTTCAGCAGTCCGGATCCGATGGTCTGGGCCCCGCGTGGGTGAGGGACAATATCGAGGTGATCTATCACTTCCTCGAGGACGAACTGGACCCCCATCTGATCTGCAACGCCTTGGGTCTTTGTGAGTAG
- a CDS encoding DUF402 domain-containing protein, giving the protein MTGERIVRRDVHRSGRVWSEQALRVLADTGEALVTACPPGAQALWPALYARARSEGERSVRTEAIHAMASGEWELAAGVWQETELLLWKPPAAWFSINAFYTAAGLRNWYVNFEHPTCRTEAGFDTFDLTVDLVIDPDLSTRRWKDEDEYAHVRRLGIVSEFEHPAVELARAQVLDMLDQRAGPFADADRWAAWRWNPAWPPPCLPHREGAGPGMPGSPPGSPST; this is encoded by the coding sequence ATGACGGGGGAGAGGATCGTTCGGCGCGATGTACACCGCTCCGGCCGGGTATGGAGCGAGCAGGCGCTCCGGGTCCTGGCCGACACGGGCGAGGCGCTGGTGACCGCGTGCCCACCCGGGGCTCAAGCGCTGTGGCCCGCCCTGTACGCCAGGGCCCGGTCGGAGGGCGAACGGTCAGTGCGCACGGAGGCGATCCACGCGATGGCGTCGGGGGAGTGGGAGCTGGCGGCCGGGGTGTGGCAGGAGACGGAGCTGCTGCTGTGGAAGCCGCCGGCGGCGTGGTTCAGCATCAACGCCTTTTACACCGCAGCCGGGTTGAGGAACTGGTACGTCAATTTCGAGCACCCCACCTGCCGCACCGAGGCAGGGTTCGACACCTTCGACCTCACCGTCGACCTCGTCATCGACCCCGACCTGAGCACCCGCAGGTGGAAGGACGAAGACGAGTACGCCCACGTCCGTCGCCTGGGCATCGTCTCCGAGTTCGAGCACCCGGCGGTGGAGCTCGCCCGCGCCCAGGTCCTGGACATGCTCGACCAACGGGCCGGGCCCTTCGCCGACGCCGACCGGTGGGCGGCCTGGCGCTGGAACCCCGCCTGGCCGCCGCCGTGTCTGCCCCATCGTGAGGGAGCGGGCCCCGGGATGCCTGGTTCACCACCGGGCAGTCCAAGCACCTGA